Proteins found in one Actinokineospora alba genomic segment:
- a CDS encoding winged helix-turn-helix transcriptional regulator, with amino-acid sequence MNAGDERLLRAWCDLKYLFGDKWAPVILVTLQGGPMRRKEILSTISSYSIGKEWSDKHVLHDSILARTLKTMTEEGLVTCTSDTMTFPHLVYYTLNPALSEYLEIAKALLPWVDAHPELIAHAQAYARRNGDGNADDGNGGGIGVIIDVAERAALDISDKVGGDSGPAEDPRVRDEFG; translated from the coding sequence GTGAACGCGGGAGACGAGAGGCTTCTTCGAGCCTGGTGCGACCTGAAGTACCTTTTCGGCGACAAATGGGCGCCGGTCATCCTGGTCACACTCCAGGGCGGTCCCATGCGTCGAAAAGAGATTCTTTCCACAATCAGCTCGTATTCCATTGGCAAGGAATGGTCGGACAAACACGTCCTGCACGATAGCATTCTGGCGCGAACACTGAAAACGATGACCGAAGAGGGTCTCGTGACGTGCACGTCCGACACCATGACTTTTCCGCACCTGGTTTACTACACCCTGAATCCAGCCCTCTCCGAATACCTGGAGATCGCGAAGGCGCTGCTCCCGTGGGTGGACGCGCATCCAGAACTCATCGCCCACGCTCAGGCATACGCCCGCCGCAATGGCGACGGGAATGCCGATGACGGGAATGGCGGTGGGATCGGCGTGATCATCGATGTCGCCGAGCGTGCCGCACTCGACATCTCCGACAAGGTCGGCGGGGATTCCGGCCCGGCGGAGGATCCGCGGGTTCGAGACGAGTTCGGCTGA
- a CDS encoding vWA domain-containing protein yields the protein MTTHLAIDPSATGSVVFPARPEWLTLSAALAEEVPVIADREDLLVTIAPGAGGGAPACFFPARALIELDAAHLGVDPATVDPANLSDRPRYATTWGLLTHECGHAKHTAWDPPPTAPPGVAAAAMLLEEPRMEAAQVRRRPDDRHWLRASASGIILADLNPTADPAGAPQMTAPHAAHAAALLLARVDGGILTRAEVAPVARVIEDVLGADTLAKLRTIWRKALTTADDDGETMMDLGRQWCEIIGTDPNTPDPTSGTPDPTATPSPNGSGTPSGSSSGGTSSGASGGTPPPSPLAGAIAAALDNLAANVARARAPEDPAARAADARAAESAAANDAARAARSVFTGSGGTRYGKTAAAGTRPPTNEERTAARVLARALNTAGVRDRVPVKTTSPVPPGRLRMRGVLAADAQRAAGALPTAEPFTRTTRTPVPTPPLRLGIACDVSGSMKWARAHVASAAWILADAARHTTVPTQTASVIFGNKVRPITRPGKAPTAVTEFNANDNWEDVPTAIDALDGALGLSTPGAARLLVIVSDGDFRALPRRDGQRKLDRLRATGCAVLWLTIRATDTPLDGTTQHRLTDPATAARAIGHAATTALRAATR from the coding sequence ATGACCACGCACCTCGCCATCGACCCGAGCGCGACCGGTTCGGTCGTGTTTCCCGCCCGCCCCGAATGGCTCACGCTGTCCGCCGCGCTGGCCGAGGAGGTCCCCGTGATCGCCGACCGCGAGGACTTGCTCGTCACGATCGCCCCCGGTGCGGGCGGGGGTGCCCCGGCGTGTTTCTTCCCCGCCCGCGCGCTGATCGAACTCGACGCCGCGCACCTCGGTGTCGACCCCGCCACCGTGGACCCGGCGAACCTGTCCGACCGCCCCCGCTACGCGACCACGTGGGGGCTGCTGACCCACGAATGCGGGCACGCCAAACACACCGCCTGGGACCCACCACCCACCGCGCCGCCCGGTGTTGCCGCCGCCGCCATGCTGCTGGAGGAGCCCCGGATGGAAGCCGCGCAAGTACGCCGCCGACCCGATGACCGGCATTGGTTGCGCGCCAGCGCGTCCGGCATCATCCTCGCCGATCTCAACCCGACCGCCGACCCCGCCGGCGCGCCGCAGATGACCGCCCCGCACGCCGCCCACGCCGCCGCCCTGCTGCTGGCACGGGTCGACGGCGGCATCCTCACCCGCGCCGAGGTCGCCCCCGTCGCCCGTGTCATCGAAGACGTGCTCGGCGCGGACACCCTGGCCAAACTGCGCACCATATGGCGGAAAGCGCTGACTACCGCCGACGACGACGGCGAGACGATGATGGACCTCGGGCGGCAATGGTGCGAGATCATCGGCACCGACCCCAACACCCCCGACCCCACCAGCGGGACACCCGACCCGACCGCCACCCCGTCCCCGAACGGTTCCGGCACCCCGTCCGGTTCGTCATCGGGCGGCACCTCGTCCGGCGCGTCGGGCGGCACCCCGCCACCGTCGCCGTTGGCGGGCGCGATCGCCGCCGCGCTGGACAACCTCGCGGCGAACGTCGCACGGGCAAGGGCACCGGAGGACCCCGCCGCCCGCGCCGCCGACGCACGCGCCGCCGAGTCCGCCGCCGCGAACGACGCCGCCCGCGCCGCGCGGTCGGTGTTCACCGGTTCGGGCGGCACCCGCTACGGGAAGACCGCGGCGGCGGGCACCCGCCCGCCCACCAACGAGGAACGCACCGCCGCGCGGGTGCTGGCGCGCGCGCTGAACACCGCCGGGGTCCGCGACCGGGTACCGGTCAAGACCACCTCGCCCGTGCCACCCGGACGGCTGCGGATGCGCGGCGTGCTCGCCGCCGACGCGCAACGCGCCGCCGGGGCACTCCCAACGGCCGAACCGTTCACCCGCACCACCCGCACCCCGGTACCGACCCCACCGCTACGGCTGGGCATCGCGTGCGACGTGTCCGGGTCGATGAAATGGGCACGCGCCCACGTCGCCTCGGCCGCGTGGATCTTGGCCGACGCCGCCCGCCACACCACAGTTCCCACCCAGACAGCGAGCGTGATCTTCGGGAACAAGGTCCGCCCGATCACCCGCCCCGGCAAAGCCCCCACCGCCGTCACCGAGTTCAACGCCAACGACAACTGGGAGGACGTTCCCACCGCCATCGACGCCCTCGACGGCGCGCTCGGACTGTCCACCCCCGGCGCGGCGCGACTGCTGGTGATCGTGTCCGACGGCGACTTCCGCGCCCTGCCCCGCCGCGACGGGCAACGCAAACTCGACCGGTTGCGCGCCACCGGGTGCGCGGTGTTGTGGCTGACCATCCGCGCCACCGACACCCCCCTCGATGGGACGACCCAGCACCGCCTGACCGACCCCGCCACCGCCGCCCGCGCCATCGGACACGCCGCCACCACCGCCCTACGCGCCGCCACCCGCTGA
- a CDS encoding AAA family ATPase, with protein MTTPTTTAPAAITTPAAAPTAPATSSGPSVPRLRNGELRAMVARVLADHTGTGLTPRAIAHTLNRSSGAVGNACKVLADKGDAAVTSTAPLTYQATTSTAAVAAATITPAPAGAPRARRPKKTTPAPATTTATATAPASVGAGDSAAPVTGPVMRPNGMAYHPRQVAGMPDVTALRKLREAGVAALMYGPPGTGKTSVIEAAFPDLVTVQGDGDTTVADLVGEYTQTGDGRYVFVHGPLVRAMREGRTLFIDDATLIPPTVLAVVYPAMDGRRQIIIKANGGETVDAAAGFYVVAGHNPGVHGAVLTDALSSRFSAQVHVSTDYDLAAQLKVDRRAVKAARNLSTRQASGEVGWAPQLRELLAFQKIADVLGVAAAAGNLVGTAPEDDRETVSAVVRDVFGSEVAPLSLGPRI; from the coding sequence ATGACCACGCCGACCACGACCGCCCCGGCAGCCATCACTACCCCCGCCGCCGCGCCCACCGCGCCGGCCACGTCGTCGGGTCCGTCGGTGCCCCGGCTGCGCAACGGTGAGTTGCGCGCGATGGTCGCGCGGGTGCTGGCCGATCACACGGGCACGGGACTGACCCCGCGCGCGATCGCGCACACGCTGAACCGGTCGTCGGGGGCGGTGGGCAACGCGTGCAAGGTGTTGGCAGACAAGGGCGACGCGGCGGTCACCTCGACCGCGCCACTGACCTACCAGGCGACCACGAGCACCGCCGCCGTCGCCGCCGCCACGATCACCCCCGCCCCGGCGGGTGCCCCCCGCGCGCGCCGCCCCAAGAAGACCACCCCCGCGCCCGCCACGACCACCGCCACCGCCACCGCGCCCGCCTCGGTGGGGGCGGGGGATTCGGCGGCACCGGTCACCGGTCCGGTGATGCGCCCGAACGGCATGGCCTACCACCCTAGGCAGGTTGCCGGGATGCCGGACGTGACCGCGCTGCGCAAGCTGCGCGAGGCCGGCGTCGCCGCCCTGATGTACGGGCCGCCCGGCACCGGGAAGACCTCGGTGATCGAGGCCGCGTTCCCGGACCTGGTGACCGTGCAGGGCGACGGGGACACCACGGTCGCCGACTTGGTCGGCGAGTACACCCAAACCGGCGACGGTCGCTACGTGTTCGTGCACGGACCTCTGGTCCGGGCGATGCGCGAGGGTCGGACCCTGTTCATCGACGACGCCACCTTGATCCCGCCGACCGTGCTCGCCGTGGTCTACCCCGCGATGGACGGACGCCGCCAGATCATCATCAAGGCCAACGGGGGCGAGACCGTCGACGCCGCCGCCGGCTTCTACGTCGTCGCCGGACACAACCCCGGCGTCCACGGCGCGGTCCTCACCGACGCCCTCTCGTCGCGGTTTTCCGCGCAGGTCCACGTGTCCACCGACTATGACCTCGCCGCACAGCTCAAAGTGGACCGTCGCGCGGTGAAAGCCGCGCGCAACCTGTCCACCCGGCAGGCATCCGGTGAGGTCGGGTGGGCACCGCAACTGCGGGAACTGTTGGCGTTTCAGAAGATCGCTGACGTGTTGGGGGTAGCCGCTGCCGCCGGGAATTTGGTCGGCACCGCCCCGGAAGACGACCGCGAGACCGTGTCCGCCGTGGTGCGTGACGTGTTCGGCAGCGAGGTCGCCCCGCTGTCCCTCGGTCCCCGCATCTGA
- a CDS encoding restriction system modified-DNA reader domain-containing protein, producing the protein MTTNTPHATETDHTRALPPEAVMLAPAPPHTVPMRPPTGAWGLVVVAVRTTDAAGAPVRFDGDPPAPDPAGTDTAALLAGVWLPAPPPADPHAGDVVVRLHPPDNGTDPTTADVEVLAAMDGQWRTVRAWRAVGARWPHEVATTVLLHMRYLADAALTAAQWATLTGPIAAALPAGLVPTGLAGEAAGSPCRRAAHDALAALITAGLVQVGEQVVFGAHTATIGEGGVLHDDGPHEYSVSTVTALATNLAGYTANGWHLWRRAHDHRPLADLRAELATTTPTAS; encoded by the coding sequence ATGACCACGAACACGCCACACGCGACCGAGACCGACCACACCCGCGCCCTGCCACCGGAGGCGGTGATGCTCGCCCCGGCACCGCCGCACACCGTGCCGATGCGCCCGCCCACCGGGGCGTGGGGGCTGGTAGTCGTGGCGGTGCGGACCACCGACGCCGCCGGAGCCCCGGTGCGGTTCGACGGCGACCCGCCCGCGCCCGACCCAGCCGGCACCGACACCGCCGCCCTGTTGGCGGGGGTGTGGCTGCCCGCGCCGCCGCCCGCCGACCCACACGCCGGGGACGTCGTGGTGCGCCTGCACCCACCCGACAACGGGACCGACCCCACCACCGCCGACGTCGAGGTCCTCGCCGCCATGGACGGGCAGTGGCGCACGGTCCGCGCGTGGCGGGCGGTCGGCGCGCGCTGGCCGCACGAGGTCGCCACGACGGTGCTGCTGCACATGCGCTACCTCGCCGACGCCGCCCTCACCGCCGCCCAGTGGGCGACGCTCACCGGTCCGATCGCCGCCGCCCTGCCCGCCGGACTCGTCCCGACCGGGCTCGCGGGCGAGGCCGCGGGCTCACCCTGCCGTCGCGCCGCGCACGACGCGCTCGCCGCGCTGATCACCGCCGGGCTGGTTCAAGTCGGCGAGCAGGTCGTGTTCGGCGCGCACACCGCCACGATCGGAGAGGGCGGTGTCCTGCACGACGACGGACCCCACGAGTACTCCGTCTCGACCGTGACCGCGCTGGCCACCAACCTCGCGGGCTACACCGCCAACGGCTGGCACCTATGGCGACGCGCCCACGACCACCGCCCACTGGCCGACCTACGCGCCGAACTCGCCACCACCACACCGACCGCCAGCTGA